A window of the Bacteroides thetaiotaomicron VPI-5482 genome harbors these coding sequences:
- a CDS encoding HlyD family secretion protein produces the protein MAPIKSQNSNMLLAFLTLLGVIAIVAVVGFFMLRKGPEIIQGQAEVTEYRVSSKVPGRILEFRVKEGQSVNAGDTLAILEAPDVVAKMEQARAAEAAAQAQNEKAIKGAREEQIQAAYEMWQKAQAGVTIAEKSYKRVKNLYEQGVMPAQKLDEVTAQRDAAIATEKAAKAQYTMAKNGAEREDKMAAEALVNRAKGAVAEVESYIKETYLIAPAAGEVSEIFPKVGELVGTGAPIMNIAELNDMWVTFNVREDLLKNLTMGAEFEAVVPALDNKTVKLKVYYLKDLGTYAAWKATKTTGQFDLKTFEVKASPMEKVENLRPGMSVIINK, from the coding sequence ATGGCACCTATAAAATCACAAAACAGCAATATGCTGCTTGCATTTCTTACTTTACTGGGAGTTATTGCAATCGTTGCAGTCGTTGGCTTTTTCATGCTCCGCAAAGGTCCTGAGATTATTCAGGGGCAGGCTGAAGTTACCGAATACCGCGTTTCAAGCAAAGTTCCGGGACGTATACTGGAATTTCGCGTGAAAGAAGGACAAAGCGTAAATGCCGGAGATACACTGGCTATTCTGGAAGCCCCCGATGTAGTGGCTAAAATGGAGCAGGCACGTGCCGCCGAAGCTGCCGCTCAGGCACAAAACGAAAAAGCAATCAAAGGTGCACGCGAAGAACAGATTCAGGCAGCCTATGAAATGTGGCAGAAAGCTCAGGCAGGTGTTACAATTGCCGAGAAATCATACAAGAGAGTCAAGAACCTGTATGAACAAGGAGTGATGCCCGCACAAAAGCTGGACGAGGTTACCGCACAACGCGACGCTGCCATCGCTACCGAGAAAGCTGCCAAAGCACAATATACAATGGCAAAGAACGGTGCGGAACGTGAAGACAAGATGGCTGCCGAAGCGTTGGTGAACCGTGCAAAAGGAGCTGTTGCCGAAGTAGAATCTTACATTAAGGAAACCTATCTGATTGCTCCGGCTGCCGGAGAAGTTTCCGAGATTTTCCCGAAAGTAGGCGAATTGGTAGGTACAGGTGCCCCTATCATGAACATAGCCGAACTCAATGATATGTGGGTGACTTTCAACGTACGCGAAGACTTGCTCAAAAACCTGACTATGGGAGCAGAATTTGAAGCCGTTGTTCCCGCACTGGATAATAAAACAGTCAAACTCAAAGTATACTATCTGAAAGACTTAGGTACTTACGCTGCCTGGAAGGCAACCAAGACTACCGGTCAGTTCGACCTGAAGACATTTGAAGTCAAAGCTTCTCCGATGGAAAAAGTGGAGAACCTCCGTCCGGGTATGTCCGTCATCATTAACAAATAA